The sequence below is a genomic window from Macaca nemestrina isolate mMacNem1 chromosome 13, mMacNem.hap1, whole genome shotgun sequence.
GCTACTTCTCCCAAGGCTGCTCTCCGGGGCTTACAGGCGGCGTCTTCCTGCTGTCTCCCGTGGCCTTCCTCCGTGCACGCACAATCCtggcctctctttctctttgtgtaaAGCCACATTCCTGTTGGACCAGGGCCCACCTGTGtgacctctttaaagaccctgctTCTAGTAGGAGTCACACTGGGGTTAGGGCTCCATCGTCAGAATTTTGGAGGATGTAATTCAGCCCTAATAAATGGTGCTGCTAGGAACCATCATGTACGTGTGGATGTGCTTTTCTGGCACACAGTCTACCTGGGAGTATTCTAACTTATTTCTGAAAGATGGAAAAATGAGCAGAATCCTGGGACCCCCACCGAGTCCCCACCTGGAGAGGGGCGGCGTCAGAACAtgggaaagaaaaccaaagtCCCAGCCCTGGGAACATCACCTGCCCATGAAAAAGCCCGAGCACCACAGGGGCTGTGGAGCGACATGGCAGAGGCAGATTGTGTTCCTTCACCTGAACGAACAGTTAACTATTTGCTAAGAAGCTTCCACCTGGAAAAGATAAGGAGGGCTCAAGGGGCCTCCTCCCCACCTGCAAGCTGTTTCTCCCTGAGACCCCTGCGAGATGAGATGTGAAGCTGTTCAAGGACAGTTAATGGGGAGACAGAAGTGACCTGCAGACCCCGTCTTCCCGCCTTCCCACCCAGAGAGCTCCTCCCTGGACGATGAGGCCAGGTCCCCAGGCTGACAAGTAGAGCGGGATGGTGAGGCCCAAGAGACGGTGGAGGAGAAGCCCCTGGGGCACAGATGCTCTTGGTGAGGCGTGCTCCTCCCACCTTCGAGAAAGACTCATTAGTGGTTCAGTCTATCAGCTGGAGGAGGCACGCATCCTGCTGTTGCAGACAAGTTAAAACCTGAGAGTGAGTTGAGAGCATTTGGCTTTTAGCCATCCCTAAATTGCATGGCCAGACGTTAATGCAAATCCAAGGTCATCGCTGACACTTGGCACCTGTCTCCAGCGAGTAGCGCTCAGCTCCTGCCCTTGGAGAAGTGTGGGACCCAGTCCCTGTCATAGGGGGGTCTGAGAAACCCCTGCTCTGGCTGCTTGCTGATTGTGAGGGTGCTGTGAACGCGTCCAGCCTGATCTGGCAGCCTGAACCTCCTCGCAAGGGGACGGAGGCGACCACAGCTGACCGGGGGGGAGCAGCATGAAGACGTGGAGGGGGAAATAAGAAGCACAAACATTGAGGCTGTCCCAACCTTCCTCCTAACGGCCAGCACAGAACCTCGGGAACGGCGCGGTGGAGAGCTGGGCACAGGAGAGTTTGTCTTTGGACAGGAGACTCGAGGAAGACGCGTGTTCCTGGGCCTGGGACAACAGACAGGGCCTGGGACAACACCAAACAGCAGATGTGCGTTTTCAGGGAACATCAGCTTTTCTGTAGGACCCTCTGTGGGAGGCCGAGCAGAAGCACGGGGCTCACCTTTCAGCTTCAGAGCATGGTGAGGGACGCCTGCCTCACAAACTCATCTTGCCCTAACTCTCTCCCAaaagccctgtctctaaatacCGGCACCTTGGGGTCACGGCTTCAACAGAGGAATTTGGTGAGGGGCACAGCTCCATCCACTGCAGGAGGTGACGGTGCTCAGGCTGTGACTGGGCACTCAGTGTGGGTGGCTGCGTCCATCCTGCCGAGGAACCAAGACACACCAGGGTATGTGCTGGGGAAAGGCAGCCAGGATGGGGCAGGGACTGAGGGTTTCTAGCTGGGTGAAGGGAAGATTTCAGAGAGAgaacagtttttaaatgtttggggGACTCTTGGAGAAGGTGAGTTCAGCTagctttgcatttctgtgggtgTAAAACCAGGCTGGCTGAGCGGACCCAGCAGAGCGACAACTTCCCAGCTCCTCCAGCCCTGAGAACTGACCGTACCGTGCCTCCTCCTGCAGCAAAGCAGGGCCCCTCAGTCATATTCCAGGGAGAATTGCGAATGGCCTCCCTTGCAGCAAGTTTTGGGCATGTATAATGGGTTGGCTGGTTTACTGAAGCTGTTTGTTCCAGTCGCCCTTCTCTCTCCTTGCTCTGGCATTTTACTATTACAGAAATTTCAGGTTGAAATTGTCATGACTCAGAACAGCAGGAACGGGTGCCTGGCACCAGATGTCAGAGCAGGCCAGGTGGCTCCAGCAGGCGCTGGACTCACAGGCTGCTGTGGAGAGGGAttcggagcagggcagggctggcCCCTGATGGAAGGCGACACACTGAGCGTCCCCTCTGGTGTGGgggccctgcccctccctctgtgAGACCTCCTGGCTGTCCACCCGGTCCCGGCCCTGCCTGTGTCTTGGGCCCTGTCCTCACTGGGTGCCCCCCAGTGGCAGTGCCTCTAGCCGCCTTGCTGTGCCCCTGCCTACCCCGCTGCCCTCGGGTTCCTCCCTGGGCTCCTCTTCCTCATGTGGGTCTCCTGAGGGGCCGCCCGGCCCCCGCCTCCCACTGGACACTTCTCTCAGGTGCCCTCCTGGCCCTTGTCACTGTCACATGATGGCCCCTCTCCCCTGCCTGTCCCCCTCTCCCCTGCCTGTCCCCCTCTCCGTTGCCTGTCCCCGTCTCCCCACACGCCCCGTGGCATCCCCCTCTGTGCCTGTCCGGAGCTGTGTCTCCCTGCCCCCGCCTCGGGGAGGGCTTGCCACCCAGTGCCAGCTGTGTGCGCCTCATCCGCACGTCCCATCAGGCACGAGGTTCTGCCAGCGCCACCTCCTGGGTGTCTCCCCGATCTGGACCGTTCTTCTCGTCCTCCCAGACCCCGCCTGCCATGACCCCCTTCACCCCCGGCCTGCTCTGCCCTTGGCCTCCTTTCATGCCTTTCAGCCTCTCCAACAAGTGTTGCCAGATGCTTCCTGAACACAAGTCTGGTCTCATCGCCCTCTTCTCCAACTCTCTGCCTCTCCCACAGCACGGAGCATGCACCACAGCCTCTCCGATGCTTTCCTAGGCTCTGAGGACGGACGAGGAAGTGGCGTCCCCGTGCCCTTTTTCTATTCCCTTCCTCTTGCATGCACTGCAGTTGCTGGACTGCTGTCCTGATTTACCAGTAGACCCTGAGCTCTGACTCCTGCAGCCAGCGCCCTGCACAGCTGGCGACACAGTGCCTGGGGCGCAAAGCAGAGTCGCCTCCGTGCTGGCTGTCCAGCCTAGGTGCCATTAGGATCTTCTCCTGTCTCCCTCATCCCCCcattgtcccccaggctggatgTGGCCCCCAGCTGCAGCATCAGGAGAGCAGCCTGGGCCTCAGAGCAGCAGGGCGTGGCTcttgtcctggctctgccatgcCAGGCTGTGTCATTTTCGTAGCCAGATAAGAGAATGCCTGTGAATGTGCTTTGTGAATCAAGGCTGCACTTTAATGCAACGTAAACCACTCTTTGCAGGGGTGTGTGTGGTTTCATTTTAGCAAAGCTCACTGAAGTCTATGTTCTGTCCTCTAGTTTCTGTCTATTCTGAATTGGGGGAACATTACAACTGCTTTGCAAAACAAGACTAGGAGTTCCTGGCAGGGAAGTCCTTGGTTCTCTGGCGTCACTGCCGGACAGAGCGTTATCTGCGTGCAGTAGAAAGGCCTTCCTGCCACCCCTGTCTTGCAGGATTGCCCACATTGAATTGCATTTAGTTCCTGCAACAATGGGTTATAACTGATCACGAAATCCTAACAATGTATAATCACATCCATGAGAAAGAATTACTGAGTTAAATCAGGTCGCCTGTTTCTTTTCCCAGTTTTTCCCTATGTACTTGTTTGCTGTTTGTTGGTTGGGTTGGTGGTCAGTGGTGATCACCAGCAGGCAGGTAGGAGCAGTTGCTGAGGGCTTAACACTTGGTGGGAGGAGCACTGAGAAACTCCACCCTCTGGTTTAATTTGTTCTAGGGACTGGGTGACAGCGGCATTCTTCGGGCGTGGTCCAGTGATCAGAGAGACAATCCCGTGGGATCTTGGTGTCCCTCTTGCTATGAATGAGAGGAGAAGGGTGGgggacacacaccacacaccaccgCTGCACACACCCAGGCTGGGGACAGGGGCCAGCAGGTCACGGGGATCCGGCATTCTGCTGTAGAGCAGGTCAAGTCGGGAGGCATCTGGTGAAgcactcctgggaccctcctccctggctcaagtTCACACACCCGAGAGGAGCCAGGGGCTTTGCCACCTGCACCCACCCCCACACCGTGTTCCTGACAACGCTGGTTATGTCCATGCTTGCAGGGTTGTGGGTACGTGGTTTGGTGGGTACAGGAGTAAGAGCTGGGAGGTTCTGCCTTGCTGGGATGGAGGAAAGACAAGCTCTCCCCTCACACGGGCACGGAGGGGATGGACCATGGTTGAGTTTGGAACTTAGGGATGCCCCGTTCGGCCCCTCCGTTCCATACTGTGTATGACTTCTGGGGGAAGTGCATCTTCCTTCAGAAGCTGTATCAACAGGCGACCTGACTGTGACAGTCACCTGCGTGACCTTGGAGAGATTTAGAGCTGTCTGTCTTAGTCTCTTCTATGTGTCTGCGATGTTAGGAAGGAGGGCGGTCGGGGCACCTGTGCACATATGTGATGGAGGAGGCCGCGGGATCATCTGTGTATCAACCAactttgcttttattgttttctacAGGAGACGTGGGGGACAAAGGACAGAAAGGCAGCGTGGGTCGCCATGGAAAAATCGGTCCCATTGGCTCTAAAGGTATTTGCGATGTGATTCTTGCCTCattctcccccctcccccagggTCAGTGTCTGGATCCCCTGAGAATAACTCTAGCGTGGATTGTCTCGTGTGGTGCTCCTGTTTATGCTCTGTGCGTGCTAGAGAAGACATCTGCCGTGCTTCCGTTTTGGAGGTGCTTGGAGCTAGTTGCTGGCTCTGTGCTTACAGGGTGCGGTGAAGTGCGCCCCATCCTGTGGGATTTTCATAGCACTCCAGGATGGAGGGGCTGCGGCGAGTGCGCTTGGGCGAGACTCTGGCTGTGAAGCCACAACGTCCTTAACAAGTTTGGTAACACGCTTAGAGCCTCACGTAAGGCGCGGACGGACCCTGCTCAGGAGGCACTGCGTCTGTTCCCCCAGCTCGGGTCTCAGGCATTTCGAGGTGATGGGATGATTCTTGGTGAGAACAGGGTGTGGGATGGCAGCAGCAGGTGTGAGCAGCAACTATGGTGCCAACACCTGGGTTCAGGCTACACCTGCGGGTTCTGATTGCACCGTCTCCGCTGCTGCATTTGCCTGCACAGCCTTggtaaggcgggcagatcagctgTGCCTCCCATGATGAGAGACTGAGGCCAGGACAGCCAAGGGGTTGCTCAGAAGGTGCTGTTCCTATGCCCCGCTCACCCCCCACCATCTGGTCAGTGGATGTCTTTGGAGCGCTTGGCTTGTTCCAGGTGTATGCTGGGCTCTAGGGGACGGAGCCGGTGGGAGGGCAAGGAGCTGGCCGTCCCTGAACTCTGCACGTGTGGACTCGTGAAGTCTCCTTGGGGTCCCGCATGGTGTAGCAATGCGGCTGAGCTGCCCTGAGCACCAGCGGTGGAGGGAGTCTGCTGTGGTCTGTCCAGTTCCGGGGCCAGCTTCTTCTACCTCATTCATCTGCCTCGGAGCAGGTTGGCCCAGGTACCAAGAGGCTACGGTCTGGAGTTTGAGCTGTGAGGGGGTTCTCATGGTTTGTTCTGATCCATGGTCACGGACCTCCCCTAGCCCAGCCCGTACCTGGTAGAAAGGGCTCTGTGACCAGGAGAGCGATGGGGAGGGGCCCAGCTCAGCTGTGGGCCTCCTGGAAAACCTGTGAGAGAGAAAACCTTCCCTGCCATGGCCAATCCAGTGAAGAACACACAGAGAATCATGGGATCTGGAGGGAGGCGCAGGCTTCACAAACTCAAATAACATCATGGCAAAATACTTATATCCCCAGACTTgccattttaagtattttaagtgtacaattcagggACGTTAAGTACATTTGCAATGGTGTACAGGCATTACCACGATTTCCAAACCCTTTTCATCTCTCCAAAGAGAAACTCTGTTTCCACTAAGCAATGGCTCCCCGTtcttcctcccccagccccggaAACttccaatctgctttctgtctctgaattggcctattctggacatttcacatacgTGGAATGATAACAATGTTTGTCCTTCTAGTTGATTTCACTTGGTgtagtgttttcaaggttcacctgTGGGTAGCGTGGGTCAGAATGCCCTGCCTTTTTAGGGAATAATATTCCACCATACGGATGGACCACAACtgttatccattcacctgtcggTGGACACGTGGGTTCTTTCCACCTGTTGCTTTTGTGAATAACACCACGTTGTGTATTGACTCACACATAGGGATGTGTATACTTTTACCATGCGGTGTGTGCTCTGGGCAGATTCCGGCGACTCCTAAGGGGCAGCTGGTCCAGGCTGGCCTTGTTTGGCTTTGCTCATTTGATTTGCCTTGTGTCTGAGATTGTCATCCTGGGTTCTGATCCAGCTGTGCTTTCATTTCCAAGCTCCCGATGCTGATAAAGGAACACAAAGGAATCAGGCGGGTGGAGGCTGCGGAACTCCTTCCCTCCTTATGCGAGTGGAATCGGAATCTACACAAGTCTCTTTGCAGAGGCATTTGGGGCTTCTCCGTGAGAATAAAGAGAATGCATTAGAATTTATTTCTATTAAGTCACATGACTTAATTTTAGAGCAGTTAGAAAGCCTATTGCCATCATTTTGTTCAACCCCCTTGTTTTGTACGTTGAGGAAAGCTGAGGGCCAGGGTGGTGAGGTGCTTGTCTCATCTAACTGGAGGTTGGGTCCAGGCCAGTATGGAGCCCAGGGCTTCTGGTGTCTGGGCCCTCCAGGACACCGGGCTGCCGCGAGCAGGGACAGAAAGGACCTTGAGCTGGGACAGGAAGGAGTGCGCTGACTCTTGGATTAGATGAGCTCTCAGGCCCGCACGGCGCTCGGCGCTCCCATCATGCTCGATCTGGATTTTCCTGCTGTTGTGAGAGGCGTGTCGGCTGCTGGGGGGAGTGGCGGCTCATTCATGGCACCAGGGATTCCTGAGGCGATGTATGCAGAGTATTCCATCGGATATCCTGGATTTTCCAGAACTGACTTAAAGAATGATCAACCGATAATCCCTGTCACCCCATGACGTATACGGTCCGTATCACATAAATAGTGCCGGAAGCAGGAATTACCTGCAGAATGGAGCTCCGGTACTTCACAACAACAGGGTGGCCTGGGAGAAATCCACAAGACAAGTCACATTTTCAGTCTTGTTGTTTTTAACTCAAAGAACACGTCCACCTCTGCCTGGTGACTTGGaccttgtttttcattttcaggtGAGAAAGGAGATTCTGGTGACATAGGACCCCCTGGTCCTAATGGAGAACCAGGTATGGCATAAAGGGTCCAGGATTTTTCatataatgtattaaaaattgcactttggaaaacaatgtaGATCATTAAATGGAACTGCGGTGGGCTGGGGAACAGAGCGCATACGCCGGCCATGTGGTCCCCGCGTCAGTGATGCTCTCAGATATGCTGCAGTGTTTGATTTCCTTCTACCTGAATGTTAATGACCTCTTAGAAGTGTCATCTGCCTGTCCACTGTGTTATTCTGTCTGTGTGTGTAGCTGGGCTCAGTGACACCAGTCCTAGGATGAGCATTCTCCACTTCTTCGCCTCTGTGGGCACTAGGGGTCTCCTCCTACCGCCAGACTTCTCAGAAAGCACATCTGGACTTTGTGGCTCTTTCCCTGGTTTCAGACGTCCTTGCATCCGACTCCCACAATGGTGCTCCACTGACACGGCTCCCCTCGGAGGGCCCAGGGAGCTCAGATCCAGCCCAGGTGGACATGGCTTCCCTGTGGGGCACCTGCTTCCTGCTTCCTCTGTCCCTGCCCTCTGCCCGCCTTCACACCCCCCCCCCACTCTGCTGTCTTTCTCCCAAAACTTCTGCAGCTCTTCTGCTCCCTCCCCAGAATGGTGACCTCCTCTGAGCCCTGGTACAGCCCTCACCCCCATACCCCTACACGGTGGCCCTCATGAGGTCAAGCCCCAAAGGACCCATGTCTGGTGGGCATCTCCACTGGGGGGCTCATGGTCCCCATCTGTCTCACTGGAGCCCTTCCCTCACACCCTGGATTACCACACTGGACACTCATCCCCCACGTACATCCCACACTGTACGCCCACCCCCCTCACATCCCACAGCGGACACCCACCCACCACGTAGATCCCACAGCGGACACCCACCCACCACGTAGATCCCACAGCGGACACCCACCCGCCACGTACATCCCACAGCGGACACCCACCCGCCACGTAGATCCCACAGCGGACACCCACCCGCCACGTAGATCCCACAGCGGGCACCCACCCGCCACGTACATCCCACAGCGGACACCCACCCGCCACGTACATCCCACAGCGGGCACCCACCCGCCACGTAGATCCCACAGCGGACACCCACCCGCCACGTACATCCCACAGCGGACACCCACCCGCCACGTAGATCCCACAGCGGACACCCACCCGCCACGTAGATCCCACAGCGGGCACCCACCCGCCACGTAGATCCCACAGCGGGCACCCACCCGCCACGTACGTCCACAGCGGACACCCACCCGCCACGTAGATCCCACAGCGGGCACCCACCCGCCACGTAGATCCCACAGCGGGCACCCACCCGCCACGTAGATCCCACAGCGGGCACCCACCCGCCACGTAGATCCCACAGCGGGCACCCACCCGCCACGTAGATCCCACAGCGGGCACCCACCCGCCACGTAGATCCCACAGCGGGCACCCACCCGCCACGTAGATCCCACAGCGGGCACCCACCCGCCACGTAGATCCCACAGCGGGCACCCACCCGCCACGTAGATCCCACAGCGGGCACCCACCCGCCACGTAGATCCCACAGCGGGCACCCACCCGCCACGTAGATCCCACAGCGGGCACCCACCCGCCACGTAGATCCCACAGCGGGCACCCACCCGCCACGTAGATCCCACAGCGGGCACCCACCCGCCACGTAGATCCCACAGCGGGCACCCACCCGCCACGTAGATCCCACAGCGGGCACCCACCCGCCACGTAGATCCCACAGCGGGCACCCACCCGCCACGTAGATCCCACAGCGGGCACCCACCCGCCGTGTACATCCCACAGCGGGCACCCACCCGCCGTGTACGTCCACAGTGGACACCCACCCCATGCCCATTCCACACTGTACACCCGatcccccccccccaccaacTCCCAAGCTGCTCACTCATGCCCCATGACAATGTCAGGCATCCTCTAATCTTCCTTCTGCTTCAGCGCCTCCAGGCGGGGGTTGTTGCTGCGCCCCTctcaccccaccccctccctcaTTCAGGCCTCATTGCTTTCGAGCTGAATTCCTGAAATAACATCCTGATGGCTCTGTGCCCTCCAGTCCTTTTTTATTGACCACAAAAGATGCTTACGAGATACTATATTAGGTGGAAGATACAGTGTTTAAGTAACTAGAGTATTCTTTCAGTCAGACTCCAACCTTCCCCTCTTCCCTCAACCAAGAAGCTCGACAGCTGGGCCTCGGAAGAGAATTCAGTGCGTTCAGTGCGTTCACGGGGGTGGCGGGGAGCGTCCCTTCCGCAGGCGTCTGCTCGCTGGAGCCAGCCTTTCTCCCCGAGACGCGCTGTGTCTCCGTGATGTCACTCGCTTCACAGCACATTCAGAAGGTGCTCTCCGAGAAGGATCTGACCCTTGGAAACTAGGGGGAAAACAAAGGGGCTAGATTTCTGAATAAAAGTTCTTGTTTTAAAAGCTCCTCCCGCATCACAGAGATGAGGAGGaacagctgcttgggaggtgTCCTTGCCTGCGTGACTTTGTTCCGTACGAGTGCGCTGAGATCAGTGTCACTGAGTGGCCGAGCACCATCCGCTCAGGGCACCTCTAGGCACTCAGCCAACCTGAGGGGCCTGGACAAAGCCTCTGGGAGACAGGAGGACCCGGAGGCAGGTGAGGGCAGGGCAAGAAGAGGGGACGTCCTGGGGCCGAGCTGCTGCCATCAGGCCTACCGTGGTCAGAGAGTTTGGAGGTTATGAGGAAAGGAATCCATCCACCTCCCCTGACAGGGGTCTCTCCAGAAAGCCTCTATTACCTCAAACCTCAGGGAGCTCgaagacaaatatatttttaaaaaatgtatcttagATAAAACTTCCACTAAAAAAATCCCAAAACCAAGGCAAACCCCAAGAAAGATCAAGTTTCAAATGTGCAAATGTGAATCGGGGGGTCTCACGTATGAGGGCGAGGTGGGTGATTTGCGCTCTACGTGATTGCCGACGTCCAGGAAGATGGGATTGAACTTCTACAGGATGTACCAGACTGCAGGGTGGGCTGAGACCCCACAGTGGAAACTGTGGGAAAAGGCGCAAAGCCCACCCGCACGCCTCACTTCCTCCCAGGCCTCATCCACGGCCTCCAGGTGCTCCTGGTGATGCTGCCCTGTCCTCCCTCCCTGAGCCGTCCCTCACGCCCTGTGTATGCCCAGCTCTGCCCTGGCCCCTACTCCCCACCTGACATGTCACAGGCACCTGCGTGTTGGCGATTCCGCCTCCTGTACTCGGCTAGGAATGGAACGGCCCCGCTGCCTCGAGAGCTCTGCACAGTggatgctgctgctgccgccTTCGGCTCCCCTCAGCCCCCCTCAGCCCTGCAGTGCCCCCAGGCCATGGAGGACTGCTGCCAGATGTTCTACCTTTTCTCACTGCACACCCTCAGCCAGACCCGCTTCCCTGGGTCCTAACCCTGCCCTGGGCTGCTTCCCACCCCTGCACCTCCATTTCTCTTCCCTCTACAGCTGGCGAGGTTTGAAATACACGCGTCTGCCCTCCCTCTGCTCCTGTCGAGGTCTTTCCCTGCTCCGCCTGCCTTTAGGACGAAGGGGGAGATGGATATTGCGGCCTCGAAGGCCCATGGGGCATGTTTGTTGAGTAAAATGCGTATTTCTGGGGAGGGGTCCTCGCCTCTCTTCTGAGCCCGAGTCCTCGTCCAGCCTTTGTAACGCACCGGCCCGGCCCCTGCAGGGCTCCCATGTGAGTGCAGCCAGCTGCGCAAGGCCATCGGGGAGATGGACAACCAGGTCTCTCAGCTGACCAGCGAGCTCAAGTTCATCAAGAACGGTATGTGGCTCCTGGcaccaccctccctccctcccacctccggGCCCCGTCCGAAGCCCCCCAGCAAGGGCTCTGCAGTGGCCACGCCTGTCCTGCCGTCCCCTGCTGCCCTGCCGGCCCCTGCTGCCCTGCTGGCCCCTGCTGGCCCCTGCTGCCCTGCCGTCCCCTGCTGCCCCGCCAGCCCCTGCTGCACATGGCTGTGCCTTAAGTTTGTTGCAGAGATGCAAGTGCTCGCTTTTCAGCCCTGCCCTTCCCCACAGCTGTCGCTGGAGTGCGCGAGACAGACAGCAAGATCTACCTGCTGGTGAAGGAGGAGAAGCGCTATGCGGATGCCCAGCTGTCCTGTCAGGGCCGAGGAGGCACGCTGGGCATGCCCAAGGATGAGGCTGCCAATGGCCTGATGGCCGCATACCTGGCGCAGGCTGGCCTGGCCCGTGTCTTCATCGGCATCAACGACCTGGAGAGGGAGGGCGCCTTCGTGTACTCTGACCGCTCCCCCATGCGGACCTTCAACAAGTGGCGCAGCGGCGAGCCCAACAACGCCTACGACGAGGAGGACTGCGTGGAGATGGTGGCCTCGGGCGGCTGGAACGACGTGGCCTGTCACACCACCATGTACTTCATGTGTGAGTTCGACAAGGAGAGCATGTGAGCCTCGGGCTGGGGCTGGCCGCCGGGAGAGCCCGTGAGCCTCCGCATATGAGCCTCGGGCTGGGGCTGCCCACTGGGGGCCCCACGTGTCCCCGCAGGGTTGGCAGGGCCAGAGCCCAGACCGTGGTGCCAGCCAGGGAGCTGTCCCTCTGTGAAGGGCGGAGGCTCACTGAGTAGAGGGCTGTTGTGTAAACTGAGAGAACGGCCTGTGTGTAAGAGGAAAAGAAAGCGTCCCTGGGGTGCTGTCTCTGAGGAAGCGGAGTTTCGTTACCGTCTTGTAGCCCCGATGTCATCATGTAATTATTACCCAGAATGCTCTTCCATAAATCTCGTGCCTTTGTCCAAGCTATACAATAAAATCTTTCAGTAGTGCAGTAGTTAAGTCCAAATGGTGGCAATGGGGTCTTGAATTACTACCTTTTAATTTCTATATGGAAAAGAACTCACTTCATTTTGACTAATGCTTctgtaaattatattaaaatataggtTCCTTCACACTATTATCCATGTAAAAACAATTTTGCTTTGCTTCAAACCCAGATTTCAGGAAAACGCCACCAAAATATTCTCCAAACTTTACTACTACATGTGTGGAGTCATTTTGTTCTCTTAATTTTTTCAATAGCTCTATtaattatctcttttattttaattaatttttgtagaggtgaggtgtTGCTAtgtgtcccaggctggtcttgaactcctgggctcaagtgatcctcccacctcagcctcctgaagagctgggactacaggcaggagccaccacacccagcttgtgtgagttatctattgctgcctaacaaattaccccaaaactcagtggccTAAGAAAGATCGATTACCTCCCAGATCAGAAATCTGCACAGGGCTTAGCTCGGTCCTCTACTTTGGGGCCTCTCCCAAGCTGAAACCAAGGTCATTCCTCCTGCAGTTTGGACAGAACTC
It includes:
- the LOC105497579 gene encoding collectin-11 isoform X3, with protein sequence MRRLGQCPRGPATGGTPRSPSACSGDAGEKGDKGAPGRPGRVGPTGEKGDVGDKGQKGSVGRHGKIGPIGSKGEKGDSGDIGPPGPNGEPGLPCECSQLRKAIGEMDNQVSQLTSELKFIKNAVAGVRETDSKIYLLVKEEKRYADAQLSCQGRGGTLGMPKDEAANGLMAAYLAQAGLARVFIGINDLEREGAFVYSDRSPMRTFNKWRSGEPNNAYDEEDCVEMVASGGWNDVACHTTMYFMCEFDKESM
- the LOC105497579 gene encoding collectin-11 isoform X1, coding for MRRLGQCPRGPATGGTPRSPSACSGVGVLPALRMRGDLALAGVLISLAFLSLLPSGHPQPAGDEACSVQILVPGLKGDAGEKGDKGAPGRPGRVGPTGEKGDVGDKGQKGSVGRHGKIGPIGSKGEKGDSGDIGPPGPNGEPGLPCECSQLRKAIGEMDNQVSQLTSELKFIKNAVAGVRETDSKIYLLVKEEKRYADAQLSCQGRGGTLGMPKDEAANGLMAAYLAQAGLARVFIGINDLEREGAFVYSDRSPMRTFNKWRSGEPNNAYDEEDCVEMVASGGWNDVACHTTMYFMCEFDKESM
- the LOC105497579 gene encoding collectin-11 isoform X4; protein product: MWWVPPTPYHSLPCALPGDAGEKGDKGAPGRPGRVGPTGEKGDVGDKGQKGSVGRHGKIGPIGSKGEKGDSGDIGPPGPNGEPGLPCECSQLRKAIGEMDNQVSQLTSELKFIKNAVAGVRETDSKIYLLVKEEKRYADAQLSCQGRGGTLGMPKDEAANGLMAAYLAQAGLARVFIGINDLEREGAFVYSDRSPMRTFNKWRSGEPNNAYDEEDCVEMVASGGWNDVACHTTMYFMCEFDKESM
- the LOC105497579 gene encoding collectin-11 isoform X2: MRRLGQCPRGPATGGTPRSPSACSGVGVLPALRMRGDLALAGVLISLAFLSLLPSGHPQPAGDEACSVQILVPGLKGDVGDKGQKGSVGRHGKIGPIGSKGEKGDSGDIGPPGPNGEPGLPCECSQLRKAIGEMDNQVSQLTSELKFIKNAVAGVRETDSKIYLLVKEEKRYADAQLSCQGRGGTLGMPKDEAANGLMAAYLAQAGLARVFIGINDLEREGAFVYSDRSPMRTFNKWRSGEPNNAYDEEDCVEMVASGGWNDVACHTTMYFMCEFDKESM